A genomic window from Megalobrama amblycephala isolate DHTTF-2021 linkage group LG2, ASM1881202v1, whole genome shotgun sequence includes:
- the LOC125262796 gene encoding ecto-ADP-ribosyltransferase 5-like produces the protein MLLIIEALLLILAALGQDHRAAAGQKYPLNMALNSVDDQYEGCKENMSDLVKTKYLEKEIKDSSEFRDTWHDGENKAKKPQDNLKQIHSVAIYVYTNNNSHVYRNFNNAVRTDKQKYKDQEFKWYSLHFLLTEAVQILNKTQNKCYSTYRGTTVEFDKNVLNTEVRFGSFTSSSLDRKVANDFGPKACFEIETCEGANVIKYSKYPDQKEVLIPPYEKFTVVDVKTKGQEGAWCDTVFKLKSSGKISYLNCGADVKLVQDRAKL, from the exons ATGCTGCTGATCATTGAAGCTCTTCTTCTCATTTTAGCTGCTCTAGGACAG GATCACAGAGCTGCTGCAGGACAGAAATATCCATTAAATATGGCACTGAATTCTGTTGATGACCAATATGAGGGCTGTAAAGAGAACATGTCAGACCTGGTGAAGACAAAATATCTAGAGAAGGAAATCAAAGACTCTTCTGAATTTAGGGATACTTGGCACGATGGTGAAAATAAAGCCAAGAAACCACAGGATAATTTGAAACAGATTCATTCAGTCGCCATTTATGTGTACACTAACAACAATTCGCATGTATATCGTAATTTCAACAATGCTGTTCGTACtgacaaacaaaaatacaaagacCAGGAATTCAAATGGTATTCACTTCACTTTCTGTTAACAGAAGCGGTACAGATTctgaataaaacacaaaacaaatgcTATTCGACTTATCGTGGTACGACTGTTGAGTTTGATAAGAATGTTCTGAACACAGAGGTTCGTTTTGGTTCATTTACGTCCTCCTCGCTTGATCGTAAAGTAGCAAATGATTTTGGACCTAAAGCTTGTTTTGAAATTGAAACTTGTGAAGGTGCTAATGTGATCAAATACTCCAAGTATCCTGACCAGAAAGAGGTACTGATTCCTCCATATGAGAAATTTACAGTTGTTGATGTCAAGACAAAAGGTCAGGAAGGTGCCTGGTGTGACACTGTGTTTAAGTTAAAAAGCTCTGGGAAAATAAGTTACCTTAACTGTGGTGCTGATGTAAAACTGGTACAAGACAGGGCCAAACTTTAA